Proteins encoded by one window of Primulina huaijiensis isolate GDHJ02 chromosome 1, ASM1229523v2, whole genome shotgun sequence:
- the LOC140973401 gene encoding protein LIGHT-DEPENDENT SHORT HYPOCOTYLS 10-like, protein MNSSSATIISNEYHVGTSEGSDIQGPRRLSRYESQKRRDWNSLGQYLETQKPPLSLSQCNCNHVIKFLRYLDQFGKTKVHLQGCVFFGRPDPPEPCTCPLRQAWGSLDALIGRLRAAYEKNGGSPERNPFGNGSIRAYLREVKECQAQARGIVFKNKKRTSVKHPIFMNLKPPA, encoded by the coding sequence ATGAATTCTTCTTCTGCAACAATCATCTCAAACGAATATCATGTTGGAACCTCCGAGGGCAGCGATATTCAGGGACCGCGGCGGCTCAGCCGCTATGAATCCCAAAAGAGACGAGACTGGAACTCTTTGGGGCAGTACTTGGAAACCCAGAAGCCTCCTCTCTCTTTATCTCAATGCAATTGTAACcatgttattaaattccttCGATACTTAGATCAGTTCGGAAAGACCAAGGTTCATTTACAAGGTTGTGTGTTCTTTGGCCGGCCTGATCCGCCGGAGCCTTGCACCTGCCCGTTAAGGCAGGCTTGGGGCAGTCTCGATGCTTTGATCGGACGACTCAGGGCAGCTTACGAAAAGAACGGTGGATCACCGGAGAGAAACCCTTTCGGAAACGGGTCGATTCGGGCATATTTGCGCGAAGTGAAGGAGTGTCAAGCTCAGGCAAGAGGGATTGTGTTTAAAAATAAGAAGAGGACGAGTGTAAAACATCCGATATTCATGAATCTAAAGCCGCCAGCTTGA